The following is a genomic window from Sphaerodactylus townsendi isolate TG3544 linkage group LG16, MPM_Stown_v2.3, whole genome shotgun sequence.
atttgattttatgtttatttgtatttgaattttatgttgttcaccgcccagagcccttcggggattgggcggtatataagtttgaaaaataaataaataaataaataaataataaatgtttggTGGGGCccaaaataaatgcagaaataTTCCCATTGATTTCTGTGTAGTGAAATGCACACTTGCATCCAATGTAAATATGCAGCAAGGAACGGGTTTTTTTTGTGCGTGTTTGTGTATGCATTGCCCAATGCCCCAAGgataaagtttttttctttccaactcaGTTTATGCTTTGAGACAAGTTAAATATCGTCCCCTCAAGCTGCCACCAGAGGGAGCCACAAGTATGCAGAACAACAGCTGCACATTCAACTTAAAAACAACACCTGGATTACATGTGCACATCTTAAGCCTCGCTAAGGCTGACTTGGCATGCTCAAATCAAGTCTCTCGGGTTCAAGTGAATGAGTTGGGCTTAAATTTTCCCTTCACCCTCCAGTTCACCTTCCCAACCACCTGCTATCTGAGCAGGGGTGTAGTGacttaaaatggcacccagggctcaCCTTAGGCGCCCCCCCCTACAGCTGTACCCCCACCCCATTTAGGACAGGGGTGAAGTTGAATGCTGGCAAGTGGGTATGGCCCCATCTTCAATCTCCTCATGGAGACCAGGAACGGCCAGCCAGATTTCTCCTGCCCCCAGCATGGtctcatggttaagagcaggtggactataatctggagaactgggtttgattccccactcctccacatgagctgtggactcttatctttctctcctgtaaggagatccaaGGGGgccctacaatctcctttcccttccccccacaccctgtgaggtgggtggggctgagagagtccaaagaattgtgactagtcagaagtcacccagctggcatgtgctggagtgcacaagctaatctggttcaccaaataagcctccactactcatgtggcagaggagggaatcaaacccggttctccagattagagtgcacctgctgttaaccactacaccatgctggctctgtagaatagaatagaatagaatagaatctttattggccaagtgtgattggacacacaaggaatttgtctccggtgcatatgctctcagtgtacataaagaaaatacatttgtcaagaatcataaggtacagcacttaatgattgtcatataggtctagtaagcaatcaggaaacaatcaatagtaataaagaacataaaatgtaaaatcataaaataaaatgagaatgtcagcacaggctatagtcatacagtcatagtgggagagatgggtaataggaatgatgaaaaaaaatagtgcagtaattatataataaatatataataaatggtttgacattatcgagagggaattatttgtttaacagagtgatgatGGCATTCGGAAAAAAACtattcttatgtctagttgtccttgggtgtgcagtgctctgtagcggcgtttagaAGGGTAGGTTaaagaaacagtttatgtccaggatgcgaggggtctgTAGATGTTTTCACAGCCCTTTCTTGGACCAGTTCAGTATGCAGGTCCTCAATGGAGGCACagagttagcagcaattgttttctgccgaagttctgattattctctggggatctgtgtcgatcttgttgggttgcagaaccaaaccacacagttatagaggtgcagatgacagactcaatgattcctctgtaggaGCTTGTATcagcagcagctccttgggcagtttgactTCCTGGAGTGTGAAGCAGAAGAACATTCttctttgttgttgcttttttaatagacatttttgatattaggtgtccatttcaGGTCATGAGATATggggagcctagaaatttaaaggtctctactgttgatactgtatttgtctagtattgtgagaggaaggtaggatgggagggtttctcctgaaatctaccaccatttctcacggttttaaaaaattgtgttcagttctagattgttcgaGTGGCACCATGAGGCTAGTTGTTCCAACCTCCCGTCTGTCGctggtttcatcgttgtctcgaaggagatcaatcactgttgtatcatctgcaaatttcagtattttaacagatggatcatttgagatgcagtcattggtatacagagagaaagtGGGTGAAattacacagccttggggggggggcctattgctcattttacaggtgtctgatgtaatttttcctagcttcacctgctgtttcctatctgttaggaagcttgtgatccacttacaaatatgctcaggtactgctagctgatttagtttggttagaagaatgtccggtctgatagtattgaatgctgaactaaagtcaacaaagaggacccttgcataggtctttggtgattcaagatgctgtaggatatagtgcaaagccatattaacagcatcatctgtaaCATTAGCTGTTAGGATAGGGTAGAAAATTCTGGTTCCAAATGGAATCCCAGACttccccttgggggggggggggtggacttgcCACATGCGCTGATGAAATCCATCCTGGCATTTTACTCCTCTTATTAGCCTGGCAAGTGAAATGTCAACAATCATCAGGTCAGGTTTCTCCCGCTTTCCTGCCCTGCGGATGCGTCGGGGAACAAAGCCACACTTTTGCTCGCTAGAGTAACTCCTGCAGAGAGTGGAGCAGTCACTGTTTTGCAAGGAACTTGCTTGGACTATTTGCATAATTGGTTACATCCAGGGCAGCGTATCTGTTTCAGGCCATCCAGTTGGGGTTTGCAGGGTCCCCTGGCCATCAGAAGCAGATGGAaaggtagggttgtcagatccatgttgggaaacccCTGCAGATTTTgaaatgaagcctggggaggatgaGGACCTAAGTTGGGTACAAGGCcacaaaatccaccctccaaagcatcccttttctcaggggaagaagttggatttataccccacttttctcaactgtatggagtctcaaagcagcttacaaacgccttcgaagctgaatttataccccacttttctcaactgtatggagtctcaaagcagcttacaaacaccttagAAGtcgaatttatatcccacttttctcaactgtatggagtctcaaagcagcttacaaacgccttcgaagctgaatttataccccacttttctcaactgtatggagtctcaaagcagcttacaaacaccttagaagttgaatttataccccacttttctcaactgtatggagtctcaaagcagcttacaaacgccttcctttctctcctcacaacaggcacatCTGTATGTCTATTagtttgaagaaaaagagtttggatttataccccacttttctcaaccataaggagtttcaaagcggcttacaaactccctcctgtcctttccccacagcactttgggagagagttctgagagaactgtgactggccaggaggcttcatgcagaggagcagggaaacaaatcagttccccagataagagcccactgctcgtgtggaggagtggggaatcaaacccagttctccagattagagtccactgctcttaaccaccacaccatactgatatctgatctctgtcatctggagatgaggtgCAATTAAGGATTCTAGagtacacaatttttttaaaaaacccacaaacatttaacatcccccccttttttcgaGGAGTCCATGGTAACTCTACTTGTCTTCCTTCCCACTGCTGTTCCTCACAACTGTCTGATCCTCACAACCTCATAAAGTAGGTTCAACTGAAACACAGCCACTGGCCCAAGAGTGTCCTGGTGAGCTTCAAGAATGAGCAGGGGTGTCccacgatggccctccagatgctcatggactatgattcacagcagcccctgccagcatggccaattgaacgtctggagagccagagtaggacacccctgctttaggccaTCTGCAGATTACCGCAGATTGAGGAATCCATCCTGACAAGCGTATTCTTGCCAGGTTAGCAGCTTGTCAAGCTGCATCTGCGATGCCACTAAAGGCTGCTTGATTCGATCCCTCCGGCAGTTTCCGTTTAGCTGTGGCCCAAGAATAGAGAAAGCTCCGCTTTAAGCAAGGCACCCAATGGAACCAGGTACAGCACCAAATGAGGCTGGCTAGAAGGGCGGGTCTCTTGCTCTAGACTCTGCTGCCCCCTTGTGGCAGGCCAGCATGGTGTCTTAGtgaagagctgtggactctaatctggagaaccaggttcgattccacactcctccacatgctgggTGGCCCAgcggccagccacagttctctcagcactctctcagtccatgcagaggcaggtaacggCAAACTACTTCTGCACATCTTTTGTGTTGAAAACCCTACGtaagtcagccatgacttgacAACATTTTCCACCACCTGAATGACAAGTCTCTGGATCTAGGCTCTGCTGCCCCCTTATGGCAGACCAGTTGATATTGCAGGAAAACTGCTCAACGGTGACAGGTATGGGGCggtgtttatttgtttacttcatttataccctgccttgtcCGCAATGGAAACCCAAACCAGCTTGCATTGCTTTCTTCACCTCTGTTTTACCCCCTTAACGgacctgtgaaataggttaggttcTAAGTTTGTGGCTGGCCCGAGCTCACCCAGtcaaggttccatggcagaggggggattcgaACCAGGGCCTCCCAGCACCTCGTCCAACCGTCTAATCACTGCACCGTGCTGGTTACTGGAGATCCCACagagaaaaaattatttcaaggtTGCCAAGTAGAATAACTGGGGTAAGTGtgcgtgggttttttttaaagacctgcCATCCCATTTGGATCAAAATGTGACTTAGAAAATAGCACTTTAGCTTTGGCGCCTATTAACACTGAAACCAAGTAGACAATCTCGAGGGATCGCCTTATTTAAACTCATTCTCACAGCCCCGACACAAATATTTTTAGCATCTCTATTGTCATTCTGTTCTGGATGTGTAATGGCTACAATTAGCTAATTCTGGGTACGCGTACATTTGGCCACCCCCGCAAAACATGAACCAAAGATTGTTTTTCTGTACCATAGCTTTAAAATCAGGGTCATTTGAGAGTGGCATATTTGGTTTTAGGAAAAATACAATGGATGAAAACAAAGAAGGTGGTGTTGAAGGAAGCTGAGGTGTGCTATGTAGGGACAGACCAGAAATGTACGGGGGAATGATGGAAAATGTCatctagtcacagctgacataggaCAATcccgtagggtttttaaggcaggagatgaccagaggtggtttgctgtagcTCCGTCATGTGCCTTTTGATCATGTGAACATGCCGTCAAGTTACAACCAAGTTGTGATGACCCCTTCCGTAGGGCACACCTGGCACaaaggtttaatgttatgccttccgcTTTGTCACACTGCAGATTTAACAAGCCAGAAAAGtctaatagattgtgcccgtgtaatgctggcttagatgaatctctggcccaccaattattacactgtcccagatttaagaaaaccagatccaagtatgtgaatcttagtCCTTTACActcacctgatctccccgatttctttagattacactacttgccggacaatcctgatccttcctTCTGTATGATACTGGCAGACTAACccaaagcagaggctggatgtccgtctgtcaggagtcctttgattgtgtattcctgcacagcagggggttggacttgatggcccctggggtatcttccaactctatgattctttgaactgcaaaaagaagcaaacaaaaaaaaagcagggtatttttaaaagtgcacttTCTATACCTTATAATAACCAGAGATACTGGTGCCCCCAAGCAATGTTGTCTAAAACATGGGggttctgtcccccacccccacctaaaATGCACCCTTTCCTTAGAAGAAATGAATGGAGATTGTCTCTGAAGAATCACTTGTgctttgcttctctctctttctctttgtgtcTCTTGCTCTGCGCTTCCCGATCACTCTTCCTGAAGGGCATTCCATCCATTAAATTAAAGCATCAAGAGCAACGCAGTCTGATGTGCTTAACATTCACTTTcccaaagggtgggtgggtggggaatagcCCTGTCTTTCATACTCACAATAGGGTCTAGGATTTGAGAAAAGCATTAGCAGTTATAAATCACATTAAGGTGAGCCAGTTCAGGCCCAATTGCACATTGTCAGccaaaactacctcacagggctgttgtgagaacaaaaatagggagaagagaatgatgcaagcATCTTTGGGTTTctgctggggagaaagatggcCTGTAAATGAAGTAGATAATCAAACAtctctacctcggagtgtggtggagtctccttctttggaggtttttaaagagaggctggatggccatctgtcaggagtgctttgattgcgtgttcctgcattgcagggggttggacttgatggcccttggggcctcttccaactctatgattccatgatctCAATCCCCACACTCTCCAGCTGTTTTTCTACAGCACCCAATGGCCTGCCACAAGAGGGCAGCAGGTCCCAGACCCAGATACCTGCCATCCTAGCCAACCTCATAGGAAGCAAgtaaatgaatgagtgaatgaatgaatgaatgaatgaataaacacatTGCAATGCAGTATAATACAATAATGATGTTTCTCATTGTCCACTTTAACATGAGCATTTTCATCTAGGGGGGAACATGCCCAAGATGAAGTGTATGACCAGGAACTGCATTATCTGACACATGTGCctacactgagagccagtgtggtgcagtggttacaagcgatggactctgatttggagatccgagtttgatttgccactcctcctctcctcatcagcggtggactcttatcgggtgaactggatttgtttccctgctcctctgtaagaagcttgttgggtgatcttgggctagttcaggggtagggaacctgcggctctccagatgttcaggaactacaattcccatcagcccctaccagcatggccaattggccatgctgacagaggctgatgggaattgtagttcctgaaatcCTGAGGCCCGCGGCTTCTAGGAAGCTAGAACAGTTCTcggtgaactctctcagccccacctacctcacaaggtgtctgttgtggggagaggaaggggaggtgtttgtaagccactttgagactccttatcttaagaagaaaaagaagaaaaagaaaaagaaaaagaaaaagaagaagaagaagaagtagtagtagtagtagtagtagtagtagttggatttataccccacttttctctcctgtatggagactcaaaactttcaagctcctctcccttcttctccccacaacagacacctggtgactgaggtaggtggggctgagagatttcacaaagaactgtgactagcccactcagcaggaatgcaggagtgtggaaacacatctggttcaccagataagcctctgccactcggatggaggagtgggtaatcgaacccggttcgccagattagagtgcacctgctgttaaccactacaccactctggctctcaaagcAACAAGGGATTCTGTGCCTGCGAGAGAAATCCAGCGCTCGCTGCACCCAAGATTCTGGGTGGGGGCCCTGGaagccccttcctttcccttccgccctgGGACCCTTGGAAGCGTGCGCGcctccccccgctccccccgccccgcgTCCGCCCCTCGCTGCGATtctctggtgtgacattggtgcGCCCTCGTCTCCAAAGCCTCCCCGAAGCCTCTCCTTCCTCGCCCTCCCCCAGCCTGGCTCGTgcccctccccgccttccccGCCTCCTCGGGAGCCGGCCGCTACCCGATCTCTGCGATGCGATctccccctggagaaaagagaCCGGCTCCCGCGCGCAGCACCCGAGGATCCAGCCATGCCCGTCTCTTGAAGTGGGGCGATTCTCTGGGCTTGCCTACGCGCCGACGATGCGGCCATGGCTCCGGCTGGGCTCCCTCCCGCCTGTCCTGCTGCTCGCCCTGCTCTCCGTCCCCCTCGGGCACCTCTGCCCGGCCGTCTGTAGCTGCCTGGACTACCACACCGTGGACTGCCGCGACCAAGGGCTGCCCACCGTGcccaaccccttccccctggACGTGCGCAAGCTCCTCATCGCCGACAACCACATCCAAGCCATCCCGGCCGACTTCTTCATCTTCTACGGAGACCTGGTCTACCTGGACTTCAGCCACAACGCCATCGGGAGCCTGGAGGAGGGCACCTTCAGCAGCTCCGGCAAGCTGGTCTTCCTCGACCTCAGCTACAACAACCTGACCCAGCTGCCCGCCGGCGCCTTCAAGGCTGCTGCCCACCTGATCAAGCTCAGCCTGGGCAACAACCGCCTGGCCGAGGTGGACGAGGCGGCCTTCGAGAGCCTGGAGCAGCTGCAGGTGCTGGAGCTGAATGACAACGGCCTGCAGACGCTGGCCGTGGCCGCCCTGGATGCCCTGCCCAACCTGCGCAGCCTCCGCTTGGAGGGCAACCCCTGGCTGTGCGACTGCGACTTCGCCAGCCTCTTCAGCTGGCTCCAGGAGAACCAGTCCAAGCTGCAGAAAGGTAAGCCTGGTCCCGTGCAGGTCGAGGGTGGCCAGCCTTGGGAGCgctggaaagctaagcagggttggccctggttagcagttggatgggagaccaccaaggaagtccagggttgctcatcataggcaggcaatggcaaaccatctctgaaaataAGCAGGGCaaaccctggctagtacttggatgggagaccagaggcaggcaatggcaaaccgcctgtTTGGCTGGGGACCTAAAGGTCAGCCTTTCTTAGTAgctggaggggagaccaccaaggaagtctaaggTCTAACAcaaaggcagataatggcaaaccacctctgttcatctaaAGAGGGTCAGCCCTTCTTAGTagtcggatgggagaccaccaaggaagtccagggtcacaacaCAGCCAAGCCCTGGCatgtagttggatgggagaccaccaaggaagtccaagtgactctacagagggaggcaatggcaaatcacctccgaacatctcatgccttgaaaactccaagtGGGGTTGGGATTCAGTGACAATTCTTATTATAATGTATAATTGCGTTACATTATATATTACATTATAAATTGTTTCTTATTATAATATATCATCATATATAAAGATGTTGTGTTGTACTTGCCAGATCTGTCTGCCTTCCTGTCTGGAGAACAGGCTGTTCTTCCTTAAAGCAGATGGTCTCTGCCTGGGGCTGTTGATAACCAGGAAGCAAAGACACACGGATTGCATGTGTTTGTTGAGATATTGACACCCTGTTGTtagtttctttctctcctctggggggtccccaggcagctcacaacattgtTGTTTCCTCCTCCACGTGATTCCAACATCTGCCTATCATAAGGTGGGTTAGACTGGAGAGAGTGACTCGCGGCTACTGGGAATTCAAATGTGGGTGTCTAGTGTAGATTCTGCACAGGGTTCCCCTCTTCTGAACTCCTTGACTTAAAGATGGTGAATAGGGtggaactctggccccttctgcacatgcagaataatgcactttcaacccactttcgatgcactttgcagctgtgcagaatagcaaaatccacttgcaaacaattgtgcaagtggattgaaagtgcattattattctgcatgtgcggaacgggtcTCTGTTGCACAGCAGATAGCTGTGAGTTGGTTCATTACAAGAAAATTAACTAGCAGTCCAGGGGTTCATTGAGGATGAACAACATTTATTTATCACCAAGAGTATGCGAGTCCCGGCTCACTTTGTGAGAAGTGTGAAGTCTAAATCCATTTGGCAGATATATTTATTTGGCACTCTTATATCGCACTGTTTCTCAGAGGAGCACCAAGTGAGGCACCTCATTTTCATTTCCTCCACTAGGGAtccttcacaacagtcctgtgaggtaggactGTTAGGCTGAGAGTTTTTGCTTGGCCTGAAATCTCCAGTTCGTTTCATGGTGGAGCAGGGATTAGAACTTGTCtttcagatcctggtctgacatgCTAACTCCTACACCACAAAGCCGTCAATAATGGCAGGGTAGAAGGGTGAAGATTGCACAAAGATCCACCAGTTTCAAACATGTTACAAAGAAAAACTAGTTTCAAACACATCCAATCGATATCCGCTCGATCTCGTTTCAAGCCAGCCTCTTTGTTACACATCTGCCCTCTCGCCTTTCTGTCGCTTGTAGGTTTCAGGATAGACACTTCTGTACAATGAATATTCACAGCACATGAGCTCTTGAATTAATTTTGTTGCTCGgtaaggtaccactggactccCTTGGAATGAAAATGGCACTCCTATCGCAGCAGTACCTCTAATGGTTACAGCATTTCAGGAGACTGTTGCTCAGGAAAGGAAGGAACTTTGTTGAAAAGGACCCACCAAGGAGTTTCTTGATGTAGAGTCTAAACAGAATTTTCTGGGGAGGACTGAAATAATCTCTTTGCATGGCTCAGGGGTTCATGATCATGTGCCAGGAATTCCCGAAACCCCGAACCATGCAAATATACATAGTGCTGCCTTGGATTTGAGGGATTTCACGGAAATCGTGCCTTATGCTTTGGTCCCAAAGCCTAGCTTGGGTCACCAAAATAGGTTTGGCAGACAATGTGAGAAAGTGTGACATACTTTGGGAACTGTTTTATGGGATTAT
Proteins encoded in this region:
- the LRRC38 gene encoding leucine-rich repeat-containing protein 38, with amino-acid sequence MRPWLRLGSLPPVLLLALLSVPLGHLCPAVCSCLDYHTVDCRDQGLPTVPNPFPLDVRKLLIADNHIQAIPADFFIFYGDLVYLDFSHNAIGSLEEGTFSSSGKLVFLDLSYNNLTQLPAGAFKAAAHLIKLSLGNNRLAEVDEAAFESLEQLQVLELNDNGLQTLAVAALDALPNLRSLRLEGNPWLCDCDFASLFSWLQENQSKLQKGLNEIQCSVPMEDRKIFISELSEGSFRDCKFSLSLTDLIIIIFSGVAVSIAAIVSSFILALIVNCFQRCAPSKDDDEDDDNGD